Proteins found in one Desulfovibrio sp. genomic segment:
- a CDS encoding sulfatase-like hydrolase/transferase, with the protein MNIRAIKEWIPFFFLVSLTAGISTLCQIWSIHPSAPIIGINLLASLAVLSFANKKACVIIFLLQCILSIILTSASSALKEPLTLTAILNGMDYALDFGTSIYIYIQVYMALFFAICLILQLLLVYRINWNVKRTKVGVISLIALFSVFAISLTSLPLSAFWPNEKTQPGEIVNWNPPERRSLHKRGYLTTYLIELFTGYTLRVKHLQPIMDTPNGTEDIPALKATGKIIFIQVESLDYDLLNATVGDEYVMPFLHDLQKAAIVIPIDGAKKLGSANSDFEIFTGNIASSNYIHYTFTKTFPNSLLSEISKKISPSFAFHGMPYFYMNQGPAYTAQGVEHVLCLEEMQREGITPRHMWGDGVIADQDMFPLALSKIPQSGNFFQFIITMNMHTFENPRDVCPQMHFTAGDDHAFYSCSRSTDDAIRDYITQIPAGTLVAIWGDHRSYSRDGDGKIPFIAFIKGEEHPFDGSHLQGLTRSKMHFYLEKIIQPLL; encoded by the coding sequence TTGAACATTCGCGCAATCAAAGAATGGATTCCATTCTTTTTCCTGGTATCCCTCACAGCAGGAATAAGCACACTTTGCCAAATCTGGAGCATCCACCCATCCGCCCCGATCATAGGAATTAACCTTCTGGCAAGTCTTGCCGTCCTTTCTTTTGCAAATAAAAAAGCTTGCGTCATTATTTTTTTATTGCAGTGCATATTGAGCATCATACTAACTTCTGCATCTTCCGCCCTAAAAGAACCACTTACCTTAACGGCCATTTTGAATGGGATGGACTATGCCCTTGATTTTGGAACGTCTATTTATATCTATATTCAAGTGTATATGGCATTGTTTTTTGCAATATGCCTAATACTTCAATTGCTTCTTGTTTATAGGATTAACTGGAACGTTAAAAGAACGAAAGTTGGTGTCATTTCCTTAATTGCACTGTTTTCAGTTTTTGCCATCAGCCTTACTTCTCTGCCATTGTCTGCATTTTGGCCAAATGAAAAGACGCAGCCTGGCGAAATTGTAAACTGGAATCCACCGGAAAGACGATCTTTACACAAGCGTGGCTATCTAACCACATATCTTATAGAACTTTTCACAGGATACACCTTAAGGGTCAAGCACCTTCAGCCAATTATGGATACCCCAAACGGAACTGAAGACATCCCTGCTTTAAAAGCAACGGGGAAGATTATCTTTATCCAGGTTGAAAGTCTTGACTACGATCTGCTTAACGCTACCGTAGGGGACGAATATGTGATGCCTTTTTTGCACGACCTGCAGAAAGCAGCGATAGTCATTCCCATTGACGGGGCAAAAAAGCTTGGATCTGCAAATTCCGACTTTGAAATATTCACAGGAAATATTGCATCATCGAACTATATACACTATACATTCACAAAAACATTTCCCAACTCTCTTTTGTCTGAAATATCAAAGAAGATTTCACCCTCTTTTGCTTTTCATGGAATGCCCTACTTTTATATGAACCAGGGGCCAGCATATACAGCCCAGGGCGTTGAGCACGTCTTATGCCTTGAAGAGATGCAGCGCGAGGGGATTACGCCGCGCCATATGTGGGGAGACGGAGTCATCGCCGATCAGGATATGTTTCCGCTTGCTTTGAGCAAAATTCCTCAAAGTGGAAACTTCTTTCAATTTATAATCACAATGAACATGCACACTTTTGAAAATCCACGTGATGTGTGCCCACAGATGCATTTTACTGCTGGCGATGATCACGCTTTTTATTCGTGCAGCAGATCGACAGATGATGCCATACGAGATTATATCACACAGATCCCTGCTGGCACTTTAGTGGCTATATGGGGGGATCATCGTTCGTATTCCAGAGATGGCGATGGGAAAATTCCATTCATTGCCTTCATCAAAGGCGAGGAGCACCCCTTTGATGGCTCTCACCTTCAGGGCCTGACTCGCAGCAAAATGCATTTCTACCTTGAAAAAATTATTCAACCACTCCTATAA